A region from the Leptospira ellinghausenii genome encodes:
- a CDS encoding PQQ-dependent sugar dehydrogenase: MKIQILLSLSFFTVSLSSLACDDVGRKILKTFNKKYETDGKVLGSKPIFIGPDALRKQVSISLTEVVKVKEPTDIQFPPFESPFMFILEKAGDLILFDREKKTKRVLHKFPVITDSEEGLLGFTFHPNYPNEPKVYSHTVISSAGKDMTVIAEWVVENPNSYESMVLKNERVLLQVEQPYPNHNGGQIGFGPDGYLYIGLGDGGWRADPKNNGQNPNTLLGSILRISPTPESDGKKPYSIPKDNPFVGKQGFLPEIFAYGIRNPWKISFSPDGRLIAADVGQDAFEEVDIILSGKNYGWNQTEGFHCFTDGCNPSLYQSPFYEYGREEGQSITGGYVYTGSSIPELKGKYVFGDFIQGKIWAIDVPKPGTNQKITETIALGKWNLLIPTFGKDNDGEIFVADYQSGTIYKLGKP; the protein is encoded by the coding sequence ATGAAAATCCAAATCTTATTATCCTTGTCCTTTTTTACAGTATCTCTATCTTCTCTTGCTTGTGATGATGTTGGCAGAAAGATATTAAAAACATTCAATAAAAAATATGAAACAGATGGAAAGGTATTAGGCTCCAAACCAATTTTCATTGGCCCGGATGCTCTTCGCAAACAAGTATCGATTTCACTTACGGAAGTGGTAAAGGTCAAAGAACCTACCGACATTCAGTTCCCTCCATTTGAGAGTCCGTTTATGTTTATTTTGGAAAAAGCAGGGGACCTTATTCTTTTTGACAGAGAAAAGAAAACCAAGCGAGTGTTACATAAATTCCCTGTCATCACGGATAGTGAGGAAGGTCTCCTTGGTTTTACCTTCCATCCCAATTATCCGAATGAACCAAAGGTGTATTCACATACCGTTATCTCTTCTGCAGGGAAGGATATGACTGTGATTGCCGAATGGGTAGTGGAAAATCCAAACTCATATGAATCCATGGTTCTAAAAAACGAACGTGTGTTATTGCAAGTAGAACAACCTTATCCAAACCATAATGGTGGACAAATCGGCTTTGGTCCTGATGGGTATTTGTACATTGGTCTTGGTGATGGAGGATGGAGGGCCGATCCTAAAAACAACGGTCAAAATCCAAACACGTTACTTGGTTCTATCTTACGCATTTCTCCCACGCCCGAATCCGATGGGAAAAAACCGTATTCCATTCCTAAAGATAATCCTTTCGTTGGAAAACAAGGATTCTTGCCTGAAATTTTTGCCTATGGGATTCGCAACCCTTGGAAGATTAGCTTTTCACCTGACGGTCGTTTGATTGCTGCTGATGTAGGACAAGATGCTTTTGAAGAAGTGGATATCATCCTATCTGGAAAAAATTATGGATGGAACCAAACAGAAGGTTTCCATTGTTTTACAGATGGATGTAATCCTTCTTTGTACCAATCTCCATTCTATGAATACGGCCGTGAAGAAGGCCAATCCATTACTGGTGGGTATGTGTATACAGGTTCTTCTATCCCTGAGTTAAAAGGAAAATATGTTTTTGGTGATTTTATCCAAGGAAAAATTTGGGCGATTGATGTACCAAAACCTGGAACCAACCAAAAAATAACAGAAACCATTGCACTTGGAAAGTGGAACCTTCTCATCCCAACCTTTGGCAAAGACAATGATGGTGAAATCTTTGTTGCTGATTACCAATCGGGGACCATTTACAAATTGGGGAAACCGTAA
- a CDS encoding LTA synthase family protein yields the protein MKKLLTHVPFYIRFHLLLAGLGIVFLTIYRVAFFLMYSYRMNDKSFWIILKAFAKGARFDISVLCVLLGFSLVYSSLHFLNRNRWYRAVWRTIPVVFIILLLFLLIADLIYYENGNKHLGYEAFAYLGFEMLPLVGSAFSQNPLLFILGLVVIFAIGFGIYKIQSKFPYSHVNLHYKWAGLQFLLVLALLVLGIRGGIQTSPLRTSDAIITKETITNDLVLNPGFTVITDLKMTKVDDRHAMKLSDATTIVRKEVSYPGAEFVSEEYPLLRKTNFTSKKPLPHIVVIVLEGWTGKFIDIIGSGKVEGKVVTPYFNQLIRQGMFFKHFFASGGRTTNGLMALMGGIPDRPGLTAVRTPQILNRFSGLGNIAKTIGYQTLFVTGTDLSFNNKGSIMYHWGFDTLVGKQELEKNPEYKTGPWSYLDESSLDAMHKRLLNVSPEKPIVSVIHTGTTHYPYKVPDEKYRLFGKDTQDSEYLNVLHYADFALAEYMEKAKKAPYFKDTVFFFVSDHSHHRFLNYYEDRNVPLLIYAPGKIKPELREDVTSQLDVIPTILGFMEREVYFSVMGRDLRKVKGSSAYFAYGNIFGWIEDDLLYYQSVSGGQGETKTIKEPFVDLGLCYKDLSLCNKHAEKTKAYLNMGDELLKSNKLFPSESVLQTIKSNTKY from the coding sequence ATGAAAAAATTGTTAACCCATGTCCCTTTTTATATCCGTTTCCACCTGCTACTTGCTGGACTCGGAATTGTATTTTTAACCATTTACCGCGTCGCTTTTTTTCTGATGTATTCCTATCGGATGAATGATAAATCATTTTGGATCATTCTGAAAGCTTTTGCAAAAGGCGCTCGTTTTGACATTTCTGTATTATGTGTGTTACTAGGATTTAGTTTGGTGTATTCCTCGCTCCATTTTCTAAATCGAAATCGGTGGTATAGGGCAGTTTGGAGAACCATTCCCGTCGTTTTTATTATCTTACTTCTCTTTTTACTCATTGCTGATTTGATTTATTATGAGAATGGGAACAAACATTTGGGGTATGAAGCATTTGCTTATTTAGGTTTCGAAATGTTACCACTTGTGGGATCTGCTTTTTCTCAAAATCCTCTTTTGTTTATACTAGGACTTGTGGTCATTTTTGCAATTGGATTTGGAATTTATAAAATCCAATCCAAATTTCCATACTCGCATGTGAACTTACATTACAAATGGGCTGGTCTACAATTTCTACTTGTGTTGGCTTTACTTGTTCTTGGCATTCGGGGTGGAATCCAAACAAGTCCACTTCGGACAAGTGATGCGATTATCACAAAAGAAACGATTACCAATGATTTGGTTTTAAACCCAGGATTTACTGTGATTACTGATCTCAAAATGACAAAGGTGGACGATCGGCATGCGATGAAATTATCGGATGCAACGACCATTGTGAGAAAGGAAGTTTCGTATCCAGGAGCTGAGTTTGTTTCGGAAGAGTATCCACTCCTTCGCAAAACAAACTTCACTTCTAAAAAACCTTTGCCTCATATTGTTGTCATCGTCCTCGAAGGTTGGACTGGAAAGTTCATTGATATCATTGGATCAGGAAAGGTGGAAGGAAAAGTAGTCACTCCGTATTTTAACCAACTCATCCGCCAAGGGATGTTCTTTAAGCATTTTTTTGCCAGTGGGGGACGAACTACGAATGGACTGATGGCACTTATGGGTGGAATACCCGATAGGCCAGGGCTTACTGCCGTGAGAACACCCCAAATCCTAAACAGGTTTTCAGGTTTAGGGAATATTGCGAAAACCATAGGTTACCAAACACTTTTTGTAACAGGAACTGATTTAAGTTTCAATAATAAGGGTAGTATCATGTACCACTGGGGTTTTGATACACTTGTTGGGAAACAAGAGTTAGAAAAAAATCCAGAATACAAAACAGGGCCATGGAGTTACTTAGATGAATCATCGCTTGATGCTATGCACAAACGTCTGTTAAATGTGAGTCCAGAAAAACCAATTGTTTCTGTGATCCATACAGGTACAACCCATTACCCATACAAAGTCCCAGATGAAAAATACCGTTTGTTTGGAAAAGACACACAAGATAGCGAATACTTAAATGTTCTACATTACGCTGACTTTGCACTTGCTGAATACATGGAGAAGGCAAAAAAAGCTCCTTATTTTAAAGATACTGTTTTCTTTTTTGTATCCGACCATAGCCACCATCGGTTCCTCAATTATTATGAAGATCGAAATGTTCCTCTCCTCATTTATGCTCCTGGGAAAATCAAACCAGAGTTAAGGGAAGATGTCACATCACAACTCGATGTAATCCCAACAATCCTTGGTTTTATGGAAAGAGAGGTTTATTTCAGTGTGATGGGCCGAGATTTGCGGAAGGTAAAAGGATCCTCTGCTTATTTTGCATATGGAAATATCTTTGGTTGGATTGAGGATGATTTATTGTACTACCAATCGGTATCAGGTGGACAAGGGGAAACAAAAACCATCAAAGAACCTTTTGTGGATCTAGGACTTTGTTACAAAGACTTAAGTCTCTGTAACAAACATGCGGAGAAAACAAAAGCCTATTTGAATATGGGAGACGAACTCCTAAAGTCGAATAAATTGTTCCCTTCGGAATCCGTCTTACAAACGATAAAATCTAATACCAAGTATTAG
- a CDS encoding sterol desaturase family protein, whose protein sequence is MNSDAFMEYAFIVMVALIGIEIFVSYMKGKQFYRLNVLIADVSTGVIFALVGVVILLGALYVYDIIEKNYSLSALGYHFFPLTSPFQFSPSFVVNWHALGAWTFSVVLADFIYYWFHRHCHEINLFWATHVTHHSTQEMNLSVAFRGNGLQRIFEYMYFLVMALLGIPWAMFLLSHRILKVYQFVVHTRFIGKLGFLEEFMVTPSNHRVHHGTQRKYLDRNHGGIFIIWDRMFGSFEWETDEPIYGLTKPVNSFNPITVNLHVFKDMFFQIFKCKSIGDVFKTIFGPPGWKPNYLQTPDDEIKEPAYTEKYDPKPPMGVMVYVALQAAVLMAVGLVIWKVAKINLEQDMTMLGILSAVIIFSLFSIDRTMEMKRWSRRTEVVRNVIFILAFVLTLLYSNIPNIAMFAIPLIGLSLVSLLWIIIKRKTFFDLSNISNTWY, encoded by the coding sequence ATGAATAGCGATGCCTTTATGGAATACGCCTTTATCGTCATGGTCGCACTGATCGGGATTGAAATTTTTGTTTCTTATATGAAGGGCAAACAGTTTTACCGATTGAATGTTCTTATAGCGGATGTTAGCACAGGTGTGATCTTTGCACTTGTTGGGGTTGTCATCCTACTTGGGGCTTTATATGTTTACGACATCATTGAAAAGAATTACTCTTTATCTGCTCTTGGTTATCATTTTTTCCCTTTGACAAGTCCATTCCAATTTTCACCTAGTTTTGTTGTGAATTGGCATGCACTCGGTGCCTGGACATTTTCAGTTGTTTTGGCTGATTTTATCTATTATTGGTTTCACAGACATTGCCATGAAATTAACCTCTTCTGGGCAACTCATGTCACCCACCATTCTACACAAGAAATGAACCTATCAGTTGCTTTCCGTGGAAATGGATTACAACGAATTTTTGAATACATGTATTTCCTTGTGATGGCTCTTCTCGGTATTCCATGGGCTATGTTTTTACTGAGTCACAGGATCCTAAAAGTGTACCAATTTGTGGTTCACACTCGTTTCATAGGCAAGTTAGGATTTTTAGAAGAGTTTATGGTAACCCCATCGAACCACCGTGTCCACCACGGAACACAAAGGAAATATCTGGATCGTAACCATGGTGGTATCTTTATCATTTGGGATCGTATGTTTGGTTCCTTTGAATGGGAAACCGACGAACCTATTTACGGTTTAACAAAACCAGTGAACTCATTTAACCCAATAACTGTCAACTTACACGTGTTTAAAGATATGTTCTTTCAAATCTTCAAATGTAAGTCGATTGGCGATGTGTTTAAAACCATCTTTGGACCTCCTGGATGGAAACCAAATTACTTACAAACACCTGACGACGAGATTAAAGAACCAGCCTATACAGAAAAATATGATCCAAAACCACCAATGGGTGTGATGGTATATGTGGCTTTACAAGCAGCAGTTCTTATGGCTGTGGGACTTGTGATTTGGAAAGTAGCAAAAATCAATTTAGAACAAGATATGACAATGCTCGGTATTTTATCCGCTGTCATTATCTTTAGTTTGTTTTCGATTGATCGTACGATGGAAATGAAACGTTGGTCAAGAAGGACAGAAGTGGTGCGAAATGTAATCTTTATCCTTGCATTTGTTCTTACCCTACTTTACTCTAACATACCAAATATCGCGATGTTTGCGATCCCGCTCATTGGCCTTTCGCTAGTATCCTTATTATGGATCATCATCAAACGAAAGACATTCTTTGATTTGAGTAATATTTCTAATACTTGGTATTAG
- the rlmN gene encoding 23S rRNA (adenine(2503)-C(2))-methyltransferase RlmN encodes MKEEIPVLKGKTKKELEEICVSLGLEKYRAAQIYTGIYKSRYTTIDQFTTLSKEVREKLKQHTSYPEIEIGRDLVSKDDGTRKFTFYVGENKEIEAVWIPSGDGGRKTICISSQIGCTLNCKFCATGLLEYKGNLQTWQILDQVLQVERLVGDRATNIVFMGMGEPMHNYFSVMKAAHILRDQDAFGLGALRITISTAGVTTGINRFIENKEPFNFAISLNHPNPNARSSIMDVNDKHPLEKLVDSAKRFTKELDRAITFEYVMIPDVNMGRDNAERLAKIARSVNKCKINVIPLNTDFTGWRRPTDDEVKEFVMHLKAKTTAPILNRRSPGRDINGACGMLALKGIRSETTK; translated from the coding sequence ATGAAAGAGGAAATACCGGTTCTCAAAGGGAAAACCAAAAAAGAACTAGAAGAGATCTGTGTTTCCTTAGGTCTTGAAAAATACCGAGCGGCACAGATTTATACTGGAATTTATAAGAGTCGTTATACGACGATAGACCAATTTACAACCCTCTCTAAAGAAGTAAGGGAAAAGTTAAAACAACATACATCCTATCCCGAAATTGAAATTGGCCGTGATCTGGTTTCCAAAGATGATGGGACACGTAAGTTTACCTTTTACGTGGGCGAAAACAAAGAGATTGAAGCGGTTTGGATCCCTTCCGGGGACGGTGGCCGTAAAACCATTTGTATCTCTTCCCAAATTGGGTGTACCCTCAATTGTAAATTTTGTGCCACTGGTCTTTTGGAATACAAAGGCAATTTACAAACATGGCAAATCCTTGACCAAGTCCTGCAAGTGGAACGACTCGTAGGAGACCGTGCCACAAACATCGTGTTTATGGGGATGGGGGAGCCCATGCACAATTATTTCAGTGTCATGAAGGCCGCCCATATCTTAAGAGATCAAGATGCCTTTGGACTTGGTGCCCTTCGGATCACCATCTCAACTGCTGGTGTGACAACTGGAATCAATCGATTCATTGAGAACAAAGAACCTTTTAATTTTGCAATTTCACTGAACCATCCCAACCCCAATGCACGTTCTTCTATCATGGATGTAAACGACAAACACCCATTGGAAAAACTCGTTGATTCAGCGAAACGTTTCACAAAGGAACTTGATCGTGCCATCACGTTTGAATACGTGATGATCCCAGATGTGAACATGGGTCGTGACAATGCGGAACGACTCGCAAAAATTGCAAGGTCTGTGAACAAATGCAAAATCAATGTAATTCCGTTAAACACAGATTTTACGGGATGGCGAAGGCCAACCGATGATGAAGTCAAAGAATTTGTAATGCATCTCAAAGCTAAAACGACAGCTCCCATCCTCAATCGCCGTAGTCCTGGAAGGGACATCAATGGTGCCTGTGGGATGTTAGCTCTCAAAGGAATTCGAAGTGAAACAACAAAGTAA
- a CDS encoding Cys-rich protein, with amino-acid sequence MKQQSKWILVLCLVLFGSNCQDIVEQKCQLACEKFVTCTEEELKLTLAPDVKRTGRIQCMDGCTTHNSDILQCFDQEPNSCKGFGQCLVQIGTFE; translated from the coding sequence GTGAAACAACAAAGTAAATGGATATTGGTTTTATGTTTGGTTCTGTTTGGTTCCAATTGCCAAGACATAGTAGAACAAAAATGCCAATTAGCATGTGAAAAATTTGTCACTTGTACAGAAGAGGAACTCAAACTCACTTTGGCACCTGATGTGAAACGCACAGGTAGGATCCAATGTATGGACGGATGTACCACTCATAATAGTGATATCCTCCAATGTTTTGACCAAGAGCCAAATTCTTGTAAAGGTTTCGGACAATGTTTGGTACAAATAGGAACATTTGAATGA
- a CDS encoding ArnT family glycosyltransferase, with protein sequence MKESLSPSERIFYRILLLMASLPILFTLPLDVIDIDSAQYAGISRELVLSNDFFTLIDNGRRYLDKPILTFWTIATSFFFFGISNIAFRIPAIFLSLLSVYSIYRITILSGGKERQGYLASIAYLLAPGVYAMVVDPKIDVYLTAYLVFTYHSYYLGKKQNPNYFYLMYLMMSMGFITKGPISVVIPAISIGGDILFRRDWKLLLSMRIPTGIFVLASLPALWCFFLFKNFNSYGPVFFLWIQSFGRFYREMYDVKFDPFYFYKSFSWAFFSGLLPMVIYLMFHSYQYTKSLGWKEILRKIRANEYKEVDFVIPFWVFLFLFLISFSRYPLPQYTYWVLPGAALYFGKIMEESLFQSNVARLRPSFLVAGIVYLVGFFLFPVFVSDVGILYYVFGAIGILFILLSAQLIPLEILLTLVGATLFFCAISLQFYPLLTSYQPSREFGTKIKELEPNEPVLYTFWMSNSKRSYGFYAERNFRNIYDKEKLDRLWAEKSERLIVLPSEKLPQLQEMVGSEYQIIPVMEKESFKVATPTIAFLKKETRNLVTKKISLVWVKKMQGKSFKNSKV encoded by the coding sequence ATGAAAGAATCACTGTCTCCTTCGGAACGTATCTTTTACCGTATTTTATTGCTGATGGCATCTTTGCCGATTTTGTTTACTTTGCCACTGGATGTCATCGATATCGATAGTGCGCAGTATGCAGGCATCAGTCGTGAACTCGTCCTATCGAATGATTTTTTCACACTCATCGATAATGGAAGGAGGTATTTGGATAAACCCATCCTTACTTTTTGGACCATTGCCACTTCGTTTTTTTTCTTTGGTATTAGTAACATTGCCTTTCGTATCCCAGCGATTTTTCTAAGTTTACTCTCCGTTTATTCGATTTACCGAATCACCATTCTTTCTGGTGGAAAGGAGAGGCAAGGTTACCTTGCATCCATCGCGTATCTGCTAGCACCTGGTGTATATGCGATGGTGGTGGATCCCAAAATCGATGTGTATCTCACTGCATATCTTGTGTTTACTTATCATTCTTATTATTTGGGTAAAAAACAAAACCCAAATTATTTTTACCTGATGTATCTCATGATGTCGATGGGATTTATCACAAAAGGGCCCATCTCCGTTGTCATCCCTGCCATTTCAATTGGAGGGGATATTTTATTCCGAAGGGATTGGAAACTTTTACTCTCTATGAGAATCCCCACGGGGATTTTTGTATTGGCATCACTTCCGGCACTTTGGTGTTTTTTCTTATTCAAAAACTTCAATTCATACGGTCCTGTTTTCTTTTTATGGATCCAATCCTTTGGCCGATTTTATCGCGAAATGTATGATGTGAAGTTTGATCCATTTTATTTTTATAAATCCTTTTCATGGGCTTTCTTCAGTGGCCTTTTGCCGATGGTCATTTACCTCATGTTCCATTCTTACCAGTATACAAAATCGTTAGGTTGGAAAGAGATCCTGCGTAAGATCCGTGCCAATGAATACAAAGAAGTAGATTTTGTGATTCCTTTTTGGGTGTTTCTCTTTTTGTTCCTCATCTCGTTTTCCAGATACCCTCTGCCACAATATACCTATTGGGTATTACCGGGTGCTGCTTTGTACTTTGGGAAAATCATGGAAGAGAGTTTATTTCAGTCCAATGTGGCAAGGTTACGTCCCTCGTTTCTCGTTGCAGGAATTGTGTATTTGGTAGGGTTTTTTCTCTTCCCTGTATTTGTATCCGATGTTGGGATTTTATACTATGTATTCGGTGCGATTGGGATCCTATTCATTTTACTTTCCGCACAACTCATTCCTTTGGAAATCCTACTGACCCTTGTGGGTGCCACTTTGTTTTTTTGTGCGATTAGCTTACAATTTTATCCACTCCTAACCAGTTACCAACCTTCCAGGGAATTTGGAACAAAGATTAAGGAATTAGAACCAAATGAACCAGTTCTCTATACCTTCTGGATGTCCAATTCGAAACGATCCTATGGGTTTTATGCGGAACGAAATTTTAGAAATATCTATGATAAGGAAAAATTGGATAGGTTGTGGGCTGAAAAATCGGAGCGACTCATCGTACTTCCATCTGAAAAGTTACCACAATTGCAAGAGATGGTAGGTTCCGAATACCAAATCATACCTGTTATGGAAAAAGAATCCTTCAAAGTGGCAACACCTACGATCGCATTTCTCAAAAAAGAGACAAGAAACCTGGTCACAAAGAAAATTTCTTTGGTTTGGGTGAAAAAAATGCAGGGGAAATCATTTAAAAACTCGAAAGTATAA
- a CDS encoding cytochrome c3 family protein, whose product MNIKILKISVPIVAIAALAYLIFSPSRYVGYSPDQPIPFNHKIHAGDNKIDCKYCHTGVENSAHATVPPSSTCMNCHGAGNVAGNQEHVKWLKAQYDSNTPVSWVKVHDQPDFVYFNHSRHVQRGVDCSTCHGNMAEMVKVRQSKSLNMGFCVDCHRENNAPNDCSTCHR is encoded by the coding sequence ATGAATATAAAAATACTCAAGATCTCTGTGCCTATCGTTGCGATAGCTGCGTTAGCATATTTGATTTTTTCACCTAGCCGTTATGTGGGCTATTCACCCGACCAGCCCATCCCCTTCAACCACAAGATACATGCAGGCGATAACAAAATCGATTGTAAGTATTGCCATACAGGCGTTGAAAACTCGGCCCATGCTACAGTTCCACCAAGTTCCACTTGTATGAACTGCCATGGAGCAGGTAACGTAGCGGGCAACCAAGAACATGTTAAGTGGCTCAAAGCACAATACGATAGTAACACTCCAGTTTCCTGGGTGAAGGTCCATGACCAACCAGACTTCGTATACTTCAACCACTCAAGACACGTGCAACGCGGCGTTGATTGTTCCACATGTCATGGCAACATGGCAGAGATGGTAAAGGTAAGACAGTCCAAGTCCCTCAATATGGGATTTTGTGTCGATTGCCATAGAGAGAACAATGCTCCTAACGATTGTTCTACGTGCCACAGATAA